One genomic region from Candidatus Bathyarchaeia archaeon encodes:
- a CDS encoding amino acid--tRNA ligase-related protein, which translates to METQLSEIGKISGKQSVKPLSVLKETENRHKLLSKPELSAVVKIEASLLKGARRYFEEHGFIEVVVPHLTRATGACENIATMFEVDYFGRRRYLSQTAQLYLEVLTPFLGKVWCIGPSFRAEPSVDERHLTEFTLIELEFAGDFKQLLEHIEGVICSMVGCVLAEREKELEFLGVDLERLKRVRKPFEKITYTEAVGLLADYGVKWGDDLKSTHEKALVQMVGNKPLFVTHFPKAIKFFNMRENDENPNIVNSADLLLPMSGEAVGAAEREYRYEKLYERLVNSTMFRQLVEKGGSIEDFDWYLDFYKEHSILHSGCGIGLNRVTQFVLGFDDIRATTAFPLNRESIL; encoded by the coding sequence GTGGAGACCCAACTTAGTGAGATTGGAAAAATTTCTGGAAAGCAAAGTGTAAAACCCCTTTCCGTTCTGAAGGAGACAGAAAATCGCCACAAACTGCTTTCAAAGCCCGAACTTTCGGCTGTTGTTAAAATTGAGGCAAGTCTGCTGAAGGGTGCTAGACGCTACTTTGAGGAGCATGGCTTCATTGAGGTTGTTGTTCCCCACCTAACAAGGGCAACTGGTGCGTGTGAAAATATTGCCACGATGTTTGAGGTGGACTATTTTGGCAGAAGGCGCTACCTAAGCCAAACAGCCCAACTCTACCTAGAGGTTTTAACGCCTTTCCTTGGCAAGGTTTGGTGTATTGGACCAAGCTTTAGGGCTGAACCATCCGTTGATGAGCGCCACTTGACAGAGTTCACCCTCATAGAGTTGGAGTTCGCCGGAGACTTTAAGCAGCTGCTGGAGCACATTGAAGGCGTAATATGCTCAATGGTGGGCTGTGTTCTCGCCGAACGTGAGAAAGAGCTGGAATTTCTAGGCGTGGATCTGGAGCGCTTAAAACGGGTTAGGAAGCCCTTCGAAAAAATAACCTACACCGAAGCCGTTGGCTTGCTGGCTGATTACGGCGTAAAATGGGGCGACGACCTAAAAAGTACGCATGAAAAAGCTCTTGTCCAGATGGTGGGCAATAAGCCACTGTTTGTGACCCACTTCCCAAAAGCTATAAAGTTCTTCAACATGCGCGAAAACGACGAAAACCCAAACATTGTAAACAGTGCAGATTTGCTATTGCCCATGAGCGGCGAAGCCGTCGGCGCAGCGGAACGCGAATACCGCTACGAGAAGCTTTACGAGAGGCTTGTCAACTCAACAATGTTTAGGCAGCTTGTCGAGAAGGGCGGAAGCATAGAAGACTTCGACTGGTACCTGGACTTTTACAAGGAACACAGCATTTTACATTCTGGCTGTGGCATAGGGCTTAACAGAGTAACACAATTCGTCTTGGGCTTTGACGACATTCGGGCGACCACGGCATTTCCGCTGAACAGAGAATCCATTCTATAA
- a CDS encoding DMT family transporter, whose amino-acid sequence MPRMIGELAALGAALCWTFSAVLYKKALAETKPISANIVRCAGTSLILILFFALIGKIHVFASLPARATFLASVSGIIGLGLGDTLYMNSLEILGVARAVPITCTYPLFSLVWAFLFAGETITLPVVFGTAAIVFGIWLLTSGEKKQSIGADEDWKKLRVKGFVFALATAIAWSVSISMINLAVKATAGLEQAYAINTLRIAAVAIFLLALVPFGKVKPFILEMRRKTAIMLLAGGLIAIGLGWFFLTTSFTYIPEAQAVPISSVTPLFSALFGVVFLRERVTAKVAIGSAMVVAGIFLVFAD is encoded by the coding sequence ATGCCCAGGATGATTGGCGAGCTGGCAGCATTGGGAGCAGCTTTATGCTGGACTTTTTCAGCCGTTCTCTACAAGAAGGCTTTAGCTGAGACAAAGCCGATTTCAGCCAACATTGTGCGTTGCGCTGGAACCAGCCTCATTCTGATTTTGTTTTTCGCTTTAATTGGGAAAATCCATGTTTTTGCAAGTTTGCCAGCCCGTGCAACTTTTCTAGCTTCTGTTAGTGGCATAATTGGGTTGGGGTTGGGTGACACGTTATACATGAACAGCCTAGAGATTCTCGGGGTTGCGCGGGCTGTCCCAATAACTTGCACTTATCCCCTTTTCAGCCTTGTTTGGGCTTTCCTCTTTGCAGGCGAAACCATTACGCTGCCAGTTGTCTTTGGCACGGCGGCAATTGTTTTCGGGATTTGGCTTTTAACTAGCGGAGAGAAAAAGCAAAGCATAGGCGCCGACGAGGATTGGAAAAAACTTCGGGTTAAAGGCTTTGTATTCGCCTTGGCAACGGCTATCGCTTGGTCCGTTAGCATCTCAATGATTAATTTGGCTGTTAAAGCGACAGCTGGCTTGGAACAAGCCTACGCCATAAATACCCTCAGAATTGCGGCGGTGGCGATTTTTCTGCTGGCTTTGGTTCCCTTTGGCAAAGTTAAACCTTTCATTCTAGAGATGAGAAGGAAAACCGCGATTATGCTTTTGGCTGGAGGCTTAATAGCCATCGGGTTGGGATGGTTCTTTTTAACAACAAGCTTCACCTACATCCCAGAGGCGCAAGCCGTTCCAATCTCTTCGGTAACGCCCCTGTTTTCAGCGTTATTCGGTGTGGTTTTCCTACGCGAAAGGGTTACGGCTAAGGTTGCCATAGGCTCCGCCATGGTTGTGGCTGGAATCTTTCTGGTCTTCGCAGACTAA
- a CDS encoding phenylalanine--tRNA ligase beta subunit-related protein, whose product MQPITVYWCAEVASKFPQLAISIGTINNVTVERENPKIRELKRALYAEFRTQHSVEGLKENPVVRAYRDFYWRLGIDPTKTRPSGEALLRRVLHGDEPPTISTAVDAYNLASMKTIIPISGFDKDTLHPPFNVRFAENGEPFTGIGMEKPMALKSNMLVLADTQRVLCIYPYRDADQTKITPETKNILLVAYGAPGITQQQLEEAVKTALEFIKAYCGGEIETIKVFSPTPK is encoded by the coding sequence ATGCAGCCCATTACAGTTTACTGGTGCGCTGAAGTAGCCTCAAAATTTCCACAACTAGCCATAAGCATAGGCACAATAAACAATGTCACAGTGGAAAGGGAAAACCCAAAGATTCGAGAGCTTAAAAGGGCTCTATACGCTGAGTTCAGAACCCAACACAGCGTTGAGGGGCTTAAGGAAAACCCTGTTGTAAGAGCCTACAGAGACTTTTACTGGAGACTGGGCATAGACCCAACTAAGACGAGGCCATCTGGCGAAGCCTTATTGAGAAGGGTTTTACACGGTGATGAACCTCCAACAATTTCAACAGCTGTGGACGCCTATAATTTGGCTTCAATGAAGACCATAATCCCCATAAGCGGCTTTGACAAGGACACACTTCATCCACCCTTCAATGTGCGGTTTGCAGAAAACGGTGAGCCGTTCACTGGTATAGGAATGGAAAAGCCGATGGCTTTAAAAAGCAACATGCTTGTTTTAGCCGACACTCAAAGAGTTTTGTGCATATACCCCTACAGAGACGCAGACCAGACAAAAATCACGCCAGAAACAAAAAACATACTTTTGGTGGCTTACGGTGCACCAGGGATAACCCAACAACAACTTGAAGAAGCGGTAAAAACAGCCCTAGAATTTATTAAGGCGTATTGTGGCGGCGAAATCGAAACAATAAAAGTTTTTAGCCCAACGCCAAAATAG
- a CDS encoding orotidine 5'-phosphate decarboxylase, whose amino-acid sequence MSFREKMDEAVRKRESNIVLALDFPYEKPENRQTLLRKAESVIDAVSPYVCAVKFNHHLILPLGVFNGVQKLLEKTYEKELPTIMDCKVNDIGSTNQIIAEYYYEAGFDALIANPFVGWEEGLKPVFEASRNRRKGVILLVYMSHKGAGEGYGQMVVETESGKKTPQYIVFARKALTWGADGVVVGATYPEKVREVHTVLGGKIPIYSPGVGAQGGEIEATLKAGASYLIVGRAITLSENPAETAKRIRDIAKGFK is encoded by the coding sequence TTGTCTTTCCGAGAAAAGATGGATGAAGCTGTCAGAAAAAGGGAGTCGAACATTGTTTTGGCTTTGGACTTCCCCTACGAGAAGCCGGAAAACCGCCAAACCCTCCTTAGGAAGGCGGAAAGCGTCATTGATGCTGTTAGTCCTTATGTATGCGCTGTCAAGTTTAATCACCATTTGATTTTGCCGCTTGGAGTTTTTAATGGCGTCCAAAAACTCTTGGAAAAGACGTATGAGAAAGAACTGCCAACAATAATGGACTGCAAGGTAAACGACATAGGCTCGACAAATCAGATAATAGCCGAATATTATTATGAGGCTGGCTTTGACGCCTTAATAGCTAATCCCTTCGTGGGGTGGGAGGAAGGTCTAAAACCAGTCTTCGAAGCTTCAAGAAATCGGCGTAAAGGCGTTATCCTGCTCGTTTACATGAGCCATAAAGGAGCCGGCGAAGGCTACGGACAGATGGTTGTGGAAACCGAAAGCGGAAAGAAAACACCCCAATACATCGTCTTCGCCAGAAAAGCCTTAACTTGGGGCGCAGACGGAGTTGTGGTTGGCGCCACATACCCAGAAAAAGTAAGAGAGGTGCACACAGTTTTAGGCGGAAAAATCCCGATTTATTCGCCTGGCGTGGGCGCCCAAGGAGGCGAAATAGAAGCCACCTTAAAAGCCGGAGCCTCCTATCTTATTGTGGGGCGGGCTATAACCCTTTCCGAAAATCCGGCTGAAACGGCCAAAAGGATTAGGGACATTGCGAAAGGCTTTAAATGA
- a CDS encoding ribbon-helix-helix domain-containing protein, translating to MKLVTVLLPEAYLEGLDELVRANMYPSRSAAIRSAVRDLLKKELWERKER from the coding sequence ATGAAACTCGTAACAGTGCTGTTACCCGAAGCCTATTTGGAAGGGTTAGACGAGCTTGTAAGGGCGAACATGTACCCAAGCAGAAGTGCAGCCATAAGGTCGGCTGTAAGAGACTTGCTTAAAAAGGAGCTTTGGGAAAGGAAGGAGAGATAA
- a CDS encoding ATP-binding protein, translating to MESFNPEKFVEEQIAQIRKAIGNERALVAVSGGVDSTTCAVLTRKAIGENLVCVILDDAFMREGEPERVAEILSKEPFNVPVKIVDVRERFLNAMKGLRDAEEKRKKFRETFYTVLSETAKRENCRVLVQGTIRADVVETVGGVKTQHNVLEQIGINPMEKFGFKVVEPLLMLYKEQVRIVARYLGLPPEVSERQPFPGPGLSVRVVGEIRPEKLETLKKATKIVESTLAEHKPSQYFAAIIDNEEAPAEPSMSHVQETVARLLNVPSRNVYVKVFRDKATGVKGGERRYGKIVGIKAETAEGKTYQTDIPKLVSLQAKITSENPTITRVLYAIREMPEKKPYVISIRAVQTKDFLTAQVSEIPWKTLEKTASEIVEKCQNVSAVYYDVTPKPPATIEME from the coding sequence ATGGAGAGCTTTAATCCAGAAAAATTCGTTGAAGAACAAATCGCTCAGATAAGGAAGGCTATAGGAAACGAAAGAGCTTTGGTGGCTGTTTCTGGTGGTGTGGACAGCACAACATGCGCTGTTCTAACCCGCAAGGCTATCGGCGAAAATCTTGTCTGCGTGATTTTGGATGACGCCTTCATGCGGGAGGGCGAACCGGAAAGGGTTGCCGAAATCCTTTCAAAAGAACCGTTCAACGTGCCAGTTAAAATAGTTGATGTTCGGGAACGCTTTTTAAACGCCATGAAAGGCTTGCGGGATGCGGAGGAAAAGCGGAAAAAGTTTCGGGAAACCTTCTACACGGTTTTGAGCGAGACTGCAAAAAGGGAAAATTGCCGCGTTCTCGTTCAAGGAACAATCCGCGCCGATGTTGTGGAGACCGTTGGCGGCGTGAAAACACAACACAACGTTTTGGAACAGATAGGCATAAACCCCATGGAAAAGTTCGGCTTTAAAGTTGTTGAGCCGCTTTTGATGCTTTACAAGGAGCAGGTGCGGATAGTTGCCAGATATCTTGGTCTGCCGCCGGAAGTTTCTGAAAGGCAGCCCTTCCCAGGACCGGGCTTATCGGTTCGGGTTGTGGGTGAAATCCGCCCAGAAAAGTTGGAAACACTGAAAAAGGCAACGAAAATAGTTGAAAGCACCCTTGCCGAGCACAAGCCAAGCCAATACTTCGCTGCAATAATAGATAACGAAGAGGCACCAGCAGAACCTTCAATGTCGCATGTGCAAGAGACCGTGGCGCGGCTTCTAAACGTACCTTCTCGGAACGTTTACGTGAAGGTTTTCAGGGACAAAGCCACCGGCGTGAAGGGCGGCGAAAGACGCTACGGAAAGATTGTCGGCATAAAGGCTGAAACGGCGGAGGGCAAAACCTACCAAACAGATATACCTAAACTCGTTTCGTTGCAGGCGAAGATAACCAGCGAAAACCCGACAATAACAAGAGTGCTTTACGCTATAAGGGAAATGCCGGAGAAAAAGCCCTACGTCATAAGCATAAGAGCGGTGCAAACAAAAGACTTCTTGACGGCGCAGGTCTCGGAAATACCATGGAAGACTCTGGAGAAGACGGCAAGCGAGATTGTTGAAAAATGCCAAAACGTTTCAGCAGTTTACTATGATGTTACGCCTAAACCTCCAGCCACCATCGAAATGGAATAG
- a CDS encoding arcadin 1 yields MNMFRVRVNKIESIRDIDGNLGKRIELVEERPIPQFAIRPQTEEAKVVQDVLQALQQQLPIFPGRVQFTIPKIILFLTEQEYESLGINFDVNQIYEITLENQSIKFRKSG; encoded by the coding sequence ATGAATATGTTCCGTGTTAGAGTGAACAAGATTGAGTCAATCCGCGATATTGATGGGAACCTTGGGAAACGCATAGAACTCGTTGAAGAACGCCCAATCCCCCAGTTTGCCATCAGACCCCAAACCGAAGAGGCGAAAGTTGTGCAGGATGTTCTCCAAGCCCTTCAACAACAACTACCAATCTTCCCCGGACGTGTGCAGTTCACAATCCCGAAGATAATACTCTTCCTAACAGAGCAGGAATACGAGAGCCTTGGCATTAATTTTGATGTCAACCAGATTTATGAGATAACCCTTGAAAACCAATCCATAAAGTTTAGGAAAAGCGGATAA
- a CDS encoding acylphosphatase has protein sequence MKVRAHVLVSGRVQGVFFRYETRREALIRGVKGWVRNLPDGRVEAVFEGEEEAVKELIDFCRRGPPGAKVTKVEVRWEDYTGEFRDFEIRY, from the coding sequence ATGAAGGTTAGGGCGCATGTGCTTGTTAGCGGACGCGTTCAAGGCGTGTTTTTTAGGTATGAAACTAGGCGTGAGGCTCTGATTCGCGGCGTTAAGGGTTGGGTTCGCAACCTTCCAGACGGCAGGGTTGAAGCCGTTTTTGAAGGTGAAGAAGAAGCCGTAAAAGAGCTTATAGACTTTTGTAGGCGGGGGCCGCCTGGCGCAAAAGTCACAAAGGTAGAAGTGCGATGGGAGGATTATACTGGCGAGTTTCGAGACTTCGAAATAAGGTATTAG
- the rtcA gene encoding RNA 3'-terminal phosphate cyclase: MIEIDGSQKSGSGTILRLSVALASILGEPLHIYNIRQNRPQPGLRPQHLEAVLTAAKLCNAEVRGAVLNSRELWFTPKEVKGGVFEAEIGTAGSIPMLIMTVLPICIFAKNSIRLRISKGGTDVSHSPTINYMRFIFLPVLRRMGVNAEITVHKYGYYPKGMGEATLTVEPCRELKPICLENFGKIKDVKGVSVCTFLADRRVAERQATAANNYLQKHGLKADIQIVNDRSNPLQKGSSLVLWAETDRGAVLGADSIGELRKTSETVGVEAAEKLHAEISSRATVDVHLADMLIPYVALARGKSAYLTRALSDHLETNIWLAEILLGVKFNVERLNGLYKVEKVG, translated from the coding sequence TTGATTGAGATTGATGGAAGCCAGAAAAGCGGAAGCGGAACCATCCTAAGGCTTTCAGTAGCCCTAGCCTCCATTCTTGGAGAACCCCTCCACATATACAACATACGCCAGAACCGCCCACAGCCCGGCTTGAGACCACAGCATTTGGAGGCAGTTTTGACGGCGGCGAAACTCTGCAACGCCGAAGTTAGAGGTGCGGTTTTAAACTCTCGGGAACTCTGGTTCACGCCGAAGGAAGTTAAAGGCGGGGTTTTTGAGGCTGAGATCGGCACTGCTGGAAGCATACCGATGCTAATTATGACCGTGTTACCCATCTGCATCTTCGCAAAAAACAGCATCCGCCTCCGCATCTCAAAAGGCGGAACAGATGTTTCCCACTCGCCAACAATAAACTATATGCGGTTCATTTTCCTACCGGTTTTGAGGCGGATGGGCGTAAACGCCGAAATAACAGTCCACAAGTATGGCTATTATCCAAAAGGCATGGGGGAGGCAACCCTAACGGTTGAGCCTTGCAGGGAGCTTAAACCCATATGCCTAGAAAATTTTGGCAAAATAAAAGATGTTAAAGGTGTTTCGGTATGCACTTTCCTAGCGGATAGGCGGGTGGCTGAACGCCAAGCAACAGCCGCCAACAATTATCTCCAAAAACACGGGTTAAAGGCTGACATTCAAATCGTGAACGACAGGTCTAATCCTCTTCAGAAGGGGAGCTCCCTAGTGCTTTGGGCTGAAACAGATAGGGGCGCAGTGCTTGGCGCAGACTCCATTGGAGAGCTTAGAAAAACAAGCGAGACTGTGGGAGTTGAAGCCGCGGAAAAACTTCACGCTGAAATCTCTTCTAGGGCTACTGTTGACGTGCATTTGGCTGACATGCTCATCCCTTATGTGGCTTTAGCTAGGGGGAAATCAGCCTACTTGACAAGAGCCCTTTCAGACCATTTAGAAACAAACATTTGGCTGGCTGAAATCCTCCTAGGCGTAAAATTCAATGTTGAGCGCCTTAACGGGCTTTACAAGGTTGAGAAGGTCGGCTAG
- a CDS encoding DUF402 domain-containing protein, translating into MRAKVRGIYTTALTKLLLENGFQIVQPSQAIKARFSVPDNNEPPDLKIKDRHDLQGVVALGTPEAIKAFQKILHFSLEDAITRKWNVSVDGIYKGVIINESNDAFQVKIGEDVVGLLPKYEASSGNRNQIGNAVIVQVSRKRIGRKTPVLTTQLKIVGNYAILAQKSDGGVSLKIRDINKRAELYALGRKLAPDGWGIIWREPAAHTAKTVLEDEVARLCEKIKALNGAASPADAPALLVEGLYFMDVEFPSLSKTRLDSLRAAVTPTIDGHHFYKSCGGKVSAALEMAEKLLEKGQSKSEVEKLFEGQVQPEFPVEGSTVSVEHVKLSGAVFHLGQATIEAINSQELRYSRTIRADGFYDGLGVAKEAGDKAVSETKLGEWYITTNYFSKDGRWKGAYININTPVEVYPDAVRYIDLEVDICIRPNGETKVLDMEKLEKALEKSVVSEALFEKVKGAVAAVTEKGFVEKLSAKFI; encoded by the coding sequence TTGAGAGCCAAGGTTAGGGGAATATACACAACAGCCTTGACAAAACTGCTTTTGGAAAATGGCTTCCAAATAGTTCAGCCATCCCAAGCCATAAAGGCGCGGTTCAGTGTACCAGACAACAACGAACCTCCAGACCTAAAAATAAAGGATAGGCATGACCTCCAAGGAGTGGTGGCGTTAGGCACACCGGAAGCCATAAAAGCCTTCCAAAAGATTCTGCACTTTTCGCTTGAAGATGCCATAACAAGAAAGTGGAACGTAAGCGTGGACGGCATATACAAAGGCGTAATCATAAATGAGAGCAATGATGCATTTCAAGTCAAAATAGGTGAAGATGTTGTTGGGCTACTGCCGAAATATGAAGCCTCCAGCGGAAACCGAAACCAGATTGGAAATGCTGTAATAGTCCAAGTCTCGAGAAAACGCATAGGAAGAAAAACTCCAGTTTTGACAACTCAGCTTAAAATTGTTGGGAACTACGCCATACTGGCGCAGAAGAGCGATGGCGGAGTAAGCCTAAAAATTAGGGACATAAACAAAAGGGCTGAGCTTTACGCGCTTGGGAGAAAGTTGGCGCCCGATGGTTGGGGGATAATTTGGCGGGAGCCAGCCGCCCATACAGCAAAAACCGTCTTGGAAGATGAGGTGGCAAGGCTCTGCGAAAAGATTAAAGCCTTAAACGGGGCTGCCTCTCCGGCTGATGCGCCAGCATTGCTTGTTGAAGGCTTATATTTTATGGATGTTGAGTTTCCAAGCCTTTCAAAAACGAGATTGGACTCGTTGAGGGCTGCCGTTACGCCAACCATTGATGGACACCATTTTTACAAGAGCTGCGGCGGTAAGGTTTCAGCAGCCCTAGAAATGGCTGAAAAGCTCCTAGAAAAGGGACAAAGCAAAAGCGAGGTTGAAAAACTTTTCGAAGGGCAGGTTCAGCCAGAATTCCCAGTAGAAGGCTCAACGGTTAGTGTGGAGCATGTTAAGCTCAGCGGCGCAGTCTTCCATCTTGGACAAGCAACAATAGAAGCCATAAACAGCCAAGAACTAAGATACAGCAGAACCATTAGGGCTGACGGCTTCTACGACGGGCTTGGCGTAGCCAAAGAAGCTGGAGACAAGGCGGTAAGCGAAACAAAGCTTGGCGAATGGTATATAACAACTAACTATTTCTCAAAGGATGGAAGGTGGAAAGGCGCCTACATAAACATAAACACGCCGGTGGAAGTCTACCCAGATGCGGTGCGCTACATAGACTTGGAAGTGGACATTTGCATCCGCCCAAACGGCGAAACAAAAGTTTTGGATATGGAAAAGCTTGAAAAAGCCTTGGAAAAAAGCGTCGTAAGCGAAGCACTTTTTGAGAAAGTTAAAGGCGCTGTTGCAGCAGTAACCGAAAAAGGCTTCGTTGAAAAACTTTCGGCTAAATTTATTTAG
- a CDS encoding dihydroorotase family protein yields the protein MKAELVLKDLKAYINGTITECCLAIENGKIAKIGKETQMPKAEGEISLKGFLVLPGLIDVHVHLRDEGKAYKEDFYSGTAAAAAGGFTTVLDMPNNSPVTMNAETLINRIKKAKEKILVNAGFYSEFPKNLHEIDEIIDAGAVAFKLFLSEKVGGLNIEDDNAIAEAFKKVASRVPIGVHAEDKSIIKNIEEKLRMEGKKDIAAFLEAHSERAEAEAVKRVLKIAEKTRTRVHFCHISTRQGLSLVVEAKRAGLPVTCEVTPHHLFLSAEDLERLGTLTLTMPPLRDKSHIKALWEGLKNGLIDVVGSDHAPHTLAEKNSDSVWDVKVGIPGLETTLPLLLTEVDAGRLSIAEIVKLMSENPARIFGLKGFGRLREGFRADLVAVDLKKQFQIDASRFHSKAKFSPFDGKTVKGAVVKTFVGGKLVMDEGEIVAKPGSGKVIKTKAKTGE from the coding sequence TTGAAAGCTGAACTTGTCCTAAAAGATTTGAAAGCCTACATAAACGGCACAATTACAGAGTGCTGCCTAGCCATCGAAAACGGGAAAATAGCAAAAATTGGGAAAGAGACGCAAATGCCGAAGGCTGAAGGCGAAATCAGCCTTAAAGGGTTTCTTGTTTTGCCCGGTTTGATTGACGTTCACGTGCACTTGAGGGATGAGGGTAAAGCCTACAAAGAAGACTTCTACAGCGGCACGGCAGCCGCAGCGGCTGGCGGCTTCACAACAGTTTTGGATATGCCCAACAACAGCCCAGTCACCATGAATGCTGAAACCTTAATAAATCGGATAAAAAAAGCCAAAGAGAAGATTTTGGTTAATGCGGGCTTCTACTCCGAATTCCCAAAAAACCTACATGAGATAGACGAGATAATTGACGCTGGAGCTGTGGCTTTCAAGCTTTTCCTAAGCGAAAAAGTGGGCGGACTAAACATAGAAGATGATAACGCAATTGCAGAAGCCTTCAAAAAAGTGGCTTCAAGAGTCCCAATTGGTGTGCATGCCGAAGACAAGAGCATAATTAAAAACATTGAAGAAAAACTTAGGATGGAAGGAAAAAAGGATATCGCGGCTTTTCTTGAGGCGCATTCTGAAAGGGCTGAAGCCGAAGCAGTGAAGCGTGTACTAAAAATAGCAGAAAAGACAAGGACGCGGGTGCACTTCTGCCACATAAGCACAAGGCAAGGCTTAAGCCTAGTGGTTGAGGCGAAAAGGGCTGGGCTGCCAGTAACATGTGAGGTTACGCCGCACCACTTGTTCTTGTCTGCTGAAGATCTGGAGCGTTTGGGAACATTAACCCTAACAATGCCACCGCTGAGGGACAAAAGCCACATCAAAGCTTTATGGGAAGGCTTAAAAAACGGTTTGATTGACGTTGTAGGCTCAGACCATGCACCCCACACTTTGGCGGAGAAAAACTCCGACAGCGTCTGGGATGTTAAGGTTGGTATCCCCGGACTTGAAACAACACTCCCACTACTTCTTACGGAGGTGGATGCTGGAAGGCTTAGCATAGCAGAAATTGTTAAGCTTATGAGTGAAAATCCGGCTAGAATTTTCGGTTTAAAGGGTTTTGGAAGGCTAAGGGAAGGCTTTAGAGCCGACTTAGTGGCTGTTGACTTGAAAAAACAGTTCCAAATAGACGCTTCACGTTTCCATTCTAAGGCGAAGTTTTCACCCTTCGACGGCAAAACTGTCAAAGGCGCTGTTGTCAAAACTTTTGTAGGTGGAAAACTAGTTATGGATGAAGGCGAAATAGTGGCTAAACCCGGAAGCGGAAAAGTAATCAAGACAAAAGCAAAAACTGGAGAGTAA
- a CDS encoding Mut7-C RNAse domain-containing protein: protein MKFIVDGMLGKLTRWLRMLGHNVKYSNKLEDAQLIAIAKREKRILLTRDLELYQQAAAKGVQAFYVDGKTEAERLAQLAKKFGISLDINMAVSRCPKCNAQVKPTPKENVKNKVEETTYAYYNEFWQCPKCGQVYWQGAHWTRIRKTLETAKELAKTEKS from the coding sequence TTGAAATTCATTGTCGATGGCATGCTTGGAAAACTCACGCGTTGGCTTAGGATGCTGGGGCACAACGTTAAATACTCGAATAAGTTGGAAGATGCACAATTAATCGCCATAGCAAAGAGGGAGAAGCGTATCCTCTTAACAAGGGATTTGGAGCTTTACCAGCAAGCCGCAGCAAAAGGCGTCCAAGCCTTCTACGTAGACGGAAAAACAGAAGCAGAAAGGCTGGCGCAGCTAGCCAAGAAATTCGGCATAAGCCTAGACATAAACATGGCTGTTTCGCGCTGTCCAAAATGCAATGCACAAGTAAAGCCAACACCAAAGGAAAACGTCAAGAACAAGGTTGAGGAAACAACATACGCCTACTACAACGAGTTCTGGCAGTGCCCAAAATGTGGACAAGTCTATTGGCAGGGAGCCCACTGGACAAGGATTAGAAAAACCCTTGAAACAGCAAAGGAGCTGGCAAAAACAGAAAAAAGCTGA
- a CDS encoding DNA-directed RNA polymerase subunit K: MKALGSWNTSGKEKKILIGPPRLTRFEKARVVGARALQISMGAPILVDVSEGYSSPIDIALKELEAGILPITIRRTLPDGTYQDIPLKWLLEGEKK, from the coding sequence ATTAAGGCACTGGGGAGTTGGAACACGTCTGGGAAAGAGAAGAAAATCTTGATTGGTCCCCCAAGGCTTACCCGCTTCGAGAAAGCCCGAGTGGTCGGTGCAAGAGCCCTCCAAATATCCATGGGCGCCCCAATCCTCGTGGATGTTTCTGAAGGCTATTCAAGCCCAATAGACATAGCCCTAAAAGAGCTTGAAGCTGGCATACTGCCCATAACAATTAGGCGAACCCTTCCAGATGGCACTTATCAAGATATTCCGCTTAAGTGGCTTCTTGAAGGGGAGAAGAAGTAA